Proteins co-encoded in one Salvia splendens isolate huo1 chromosome 4, SspV2, whole genome shotgun sequence genomic window:
- the LOC121801512 gene encoding GTP-binding protein OBGC, chloroplastic-like isoform X2 — translation MLSSLNLQNSSSFLYSFHRAKFNTFFLLILMAFSAVFSGTVMHFKPLSASRRETNSSGQRVPAKITNARKQKSRNFRPPPNPPQSAGEGGEATTFTRLPPKDDFGFDDLASHSVSQVVKLADIKFPAIKTKKIDPSHGERRGFSPKIGVTEEELSLEVDDEFDDEDEGIVKKVGYDYGRYELYEVGSDNDDDDDDDGDDFYGDEGFMVSGDEDEEEEGVKEKEKGVPAVMRCFDRAKIFVKAGDGGNGVVAFRREKFVPLGGPSGGDGGRGGNVYMEVDGTMNSLLPFRKSVHFRAGRGSHGQGQQKSGAKGEDLVVKVPPGTVVRESGGDVLFELLHPGQRALLMPGGRGGRGNASFKTGMNKAPKIAENGEEGPEMWLELELKLVADVGIVGAPNAGKSTFLSVISAAQPAIANYPFTTLLPNLGVVSFDYDATMVVADLPGLLEGAHRGFGLGHEFLRHTERCSVLVHIVDGSSEQPEYEFDAVRLELEMFSPELAEKPYLVVYNKMDLPETSENWPSFRDALRARGFDPFCMSAVTRNGTKEVTNAAYELVQKNAADADGYEGPIDLNYVADKMQKQRAAPLDEFEIMHDSSTSSWHVEGAGLQRFVQMTNWRYNDSDRRFQHVMEACGVNKSLKKRGVKEGDTVVVGGEF, via the exons ATGTTATCGTCTCTCAATTTACAAAACTCTTCTAGTTTCTTATATTCGTTTCATAGAGCGAAGTTCaatactttttttcttcttattttgaTGGCGTTTTCCGCTGTATTTTCGGGAACTGTTATGCATTTCAAACCATTATCAGCGTCTCGGCGCGAAACAAATTCAAGTGGACAACGTGTCCCTGCAAAAATCACTAATGCCCGAAAGCAAAAATCGCGGAATTTCAGGCCGCCGCCGAATCCGCCCCAATCCGCCGGGGAAGGCGGAGAAGCTACGACATTCACCCGCCTACCTCCCAAAGACGACTTTGGTTTCGATGATTTAGCTTCACACTCGGTAAGTCAAGTAGTCAAGCTTGCTGATATAAAATTCCCAGCTATTAAAACCAAGAAAATTGATCCAAGCCATGGAGAAAGAAGAGGTTTTTCTCCAAAAATTGGCGTCACTGAGGAAGAATTGAGTCTTGAGGTGGATGATGAATTTGATGATGAGGATGAAGGAATTGTTAAGAAAGTGGGATATGACTATGGAAGATACGAACTTTATGAGGTGGGATCGGATaatgatgacgatgatgatgatgatggtgatgatTTTTATGGGGATGAAGGGTTTATGGTGTCCGGTGATGAGGATGAAGAGGAAGAGGGGGttaaagagaaagagaaaggggTGCCAGCAGTGATGAGATGCTTCGATAGGGCAAAAATATTTGTGAAAGCAGGAGATGGTGGGAATGGGGTGGTGGCTTTTAGGAGGGAAAAGTTTGTTCCGTTAGGGGGGCCGTCTGGTGGGGATGGTGGGAGGGGAGGGAATGTGTACATGGAGGTGGATGGGACTATGAATTCACTGTTGCCGTTTAGGAAGAGTGTGCATTTCCGGGCGGGAAGGGGCAGCCACGGGCAGGGGCAGCAGAAGAGTGGTGCAAAGGGCGAGGATTTGGTGGTGAAGGTGCCCCCAGGGACTGTTGTGAGAGAGAGTGGTGGGGATGTGCTCTTCGAGCTGCTGCATCCGGGGCAGAGGGCGTTGCTTATGCCCGGAGGGAGAGGTGGGAGGGGCAATGCCTCATTTAAGACGGGGATGAATAAGGCGCCCAAGATTGCAGAGAATGGGGAAGAAGGGCCTGAAAT gtggctcgagttggagCTAAAATTGGTTGCAGATGTTGGGATTGTGGGAGCTCCAAATGCTGGCAAAAGCACCTTTCTCAGTGTCATCAGTGCTGCCCAACCAGCCATTGCAAATTACCCCTTCACAACTTTGCTTCCCAATCTTGGTGTTGTTTCATTTGACTATGATGCTACGATGGTAGTGGCAGATTTGCCCGGACTACTAGAAGGGGCTCATCGAGGTTTTGGGTTAGGGCATGAATTCCTTCGCCACACTGAGAGATGTTCGGTTCTG GTACATATAGTGGACGGCTCATCAGAGCAGCCTGAATACGAGTTTGATGCAGTCCGCCTTGAGCTGGAGATGTTCAGCCCCGAGCTGGCTGAAAAGCCTTACTTAGTAGTGTATAACAAAATGGACCTACCAGAAACATCTGAAAACTGGCCATCATTCCGAGATGCTCTACGAGCACGTGGATTCGATCCCTTTTGCATGAGTGCAGTTACTAGAAATGGGACCAAGGAAGTCACGAATGCTGCTTATGAGCTTGTTCAGAAGAATGCAGCAGATGCAGATG GTTACGAGGGTCCGATTGATTTGAATTACGTGGCTGACAAGATGCAGAAGCAGCGGGCAGCTCCTCTAGACGAGTTTGAGATTATGCACGATAGCAGCACTAGTTCGTGGCACGTGGAAGGAGCAGGCTTGCAGCGTTTTGTCCAAATGACCAACTGGAG GTATAATGACTCTGATCGGAGGTTCCAACATGTTATGGAGGCATGCGGTGTCAATAAATCCCTAAAGAAACGAGGTGTGAAGGAGGGCGATACAGTCGTCGTTGGAGGG GAATTCTGA
- the LOC121801512 gene encoding GTP-binding protein OBGC, chloroplastic-like isoform X1: MLSSLNLQNSSSFLYSFHRAKFNTFFLLILMAFSAVFSGTVMHFKPLSASRRETNSSGQRVPAKITNARKQKSRNFRPPPNPPQSAGEGGEATTFTRLPPKDDFGFDDLASHSVSQVVKLADIKFPAIKTKKIDPSHGERRGFSPKIGVTEEELSLEVDDEFDDEDEGIVKKVGYDYGRYELYEVGSDNDDDDDDDGDDFYGDEGFMVSGDEDEEEEGVKEKEKGVPAVMRCFDRAKIFVKAGDGGNGVVAFRREKFVPLGGPSGGDGGRGGNVYMEVDGTMNSLLPFRKSVHFRAGRGSHGQGQQKSGAKGEDLVVKVPPGTVVRESGGDVLFELLHPGQRALLMPGGRGGRGNASFKTGMNKAPKIAENGEEGPEMWLELELKLVADVGIVGAPNAGKSTFLSVISAAQPAIANYPFTTLLPNLGVVSFDYDATMVVADLPGLLEGAHRGFGLGHEFLRHTERCSVLVHIVDGSSEQPEYEFDAVRLELEMFSPELAEKPYLVVYNKMDLPETSENWPSFRDALRARGFDPFCMSAVTRNGTKEVTNAAYELVQKNAADADGYEGPIDLNYVADKMQKQRAAPLDEFEIMHDSSTSSWHVEGAGLQRFVQMTNWRYNDSDRRFQHVMEACGVNKSLKKRGVKEGDTVVVGGMELVWYDSADSGHTSRRRTAESDE; this comes from the exons ATGTTATCGTCTCTCAATTTACAAAACTCTTCTAGTTTCTTATATTCGTTTCATAGAGCGAAGTTCaatactttttttcttcttattttgaTGGCGTTTTCCGCTGTATTTTCGGGAACTGTTATGCATTTCAAACCATTATCAGCGTCTCGGCGCGAAACAAATTCAAGTGGACAACGTGTCCCTGCAAAAATCACTAATGCCCGAAAGCAAAAATCGCGGAATTTCAGGCCGCCGCCGAATCCGCCCCAATCCGCCGGGGAAGGCGGAGAAGCTACGACATTCACCCGCCTACCTCCCAAAGACGACTTTGGTTTCGATGATTTAGCTTCACACTCGGTAAGTCAAGTAGTCAAGCTTGCTGATATAAAATTCCCAGCTATTAAAACCAAGAAAATTGATCCAAGCCATGGAGAAAGAAGAGGTTTTTCTCCAAAAATTGGCGTCACTGAGGAAGAATTGAGTCTTGAGGTGGATGATGAATTTGATGATGAGGATGAAGGAATTGTTAAGAAAGTGGGATATGACTATGGAAGATACGAACTTTATGAGGTGGGATCGGATaatgatgacgatgatgatgatgatggtgatgatTTTTATGGGGATGAAGGGTTTATGGTGTCCGGTGATGAGGATGAAGAGGAAGAGGGGGttaaagagaaagagaaaggggTGCCAGCAGTGATGAGATGCTTCGATAGGGCAAAAATATTTGTGAAAGCAGGAGATGGTGGGAATGGGGTGGTGGCTTTTAGGAGGGAAAAGTTTGTTCCGTTAGGGGGGCCGTCTGGTGGGGATGGTGGGAGGGGAGGGAATGTGTACATGGAGGTGGATGGGACTATGAATTCACTGTTGCCGTTTAGGAAGAGTGTGCATTTCCGGGCGGGAAGGGGCAGCCACGGGCAGGGGCAGCAGAAGAGTGGTGCAAAGGGCGAGGATTTGGTGGTGAAGGTGCCCCCAGGGACTGTTGTGAGAGAGAGTGGTGGGGATGTGCTCTTCGAGCTGCTGCATCCGGGGCAGAGGGCGTTGCTTATGCCCGGAGGGAGAGGTGGGAGGGGCAATGCCTCATTTAAGACGGGGATGAATAAGGCGCCCAAGATTGCAGAGAATGGGGAAGAAGGGCCTGAAAT gtggctcgagttggagCTAAAATTGGTTGCAGATGTTGGGATTGTGGGAGCTCCAAATGCTGGCAAAAGCACCTTTCTCAGTGTCATCAGTGCTGCCCAACCAGCCATTGCAAATTACCCCTTCACAACTTTGCTTCCCAATCTTGGTGTTGTTTCATTTGACTATGATGCTACGATGGTAGTGGCAGATTTGCCCGGACTACTAGAAGGGGCTCATCGAGGTTTTGGGTTAGGGCATGAATTCCTTCGCCACACTGAGAGATGTTCGGTTCTG GTACATATAGTGGACGGCTCATCAGAGCAGCCTGAATACGAGTTTGATGCAGTCCGCCTTGAGCTGGAGATGTTCAGCCCCGAGCTGGCTGAAAAGCCTTACTTAGTAGTGTATAACAAAATGGACCTACCAGAAACATCTGAAAACTGGCCATCATTCCGAGATGCTCTACGAGCACGTGGATTCGATCCCTTTTGCATGAGTGCAGTTACTAGAAATGGGACCAAGGAAGTCACGAATGCTGCTTATGAGCTTGTTCAGAAGAATGCAGCAGATGCAGATG GTTACGAGGGTCCGATTGATTTGAATTACGTGGCTGACAAGATGCAGAAGCAGCGGGCAGCTCCTCTAGACGAGTTTGAGATTATGCACGATAGCAGCACTAGTTCGTGGCACGTGGAAGGAGCAGGCTTGCAGCGTTTTGTCCAAATGACCAACTGGAG GTATAATGACTCTGATCGGAGGTTCCAACATGTTATGGAGGCATGCGGTGTCAATAAATCCCTAAAGAAACGAGGTGTGAAGGAGGGCGATACAGTCGTCGTTGGAGGG ATGGAGCTTGTGTGGTACGATAGTGCAGACTCCGGCCACACGAGTAGGCGGAGGACAGCAGAATCGGATGAATGA